In Streptomyces sp. HUAS ZL42, the DNA window CTCGTCGGCGAGCAGTTCCTCGGCGTGCTCGGCGTACCACCGCATCGCCTTGGCGCACTTCGCGGCCTCGGCGCGGGCCTGCTTGAGCGGCTTGCCCATCTCGGTGGTCATGACCCGGGCGATGTCCTGCTGGTCGCCGTCCAGGAGGTTCGCGGCCTGGATCAGCAGGCGCGCGCGGTCCACGAACCTGGTCGTCCGGTACGTGCGGAAGGTGGCCTCGGCGAGCTGGAGCCGGCGCTCGAGCTCCTCTTCGCCCATGGCCTCGTACGTCTTGAGCGTCTCGCCGTTCGCCGGGTTCACCGTTGCGATGGGCATGACCGACCTCCCTGGGAGCGGGCTTGCTTCGACCTTCCCGCGCCGCGGTGCGGACCGCAACGCGTACGCATCCCCTCAGGCCGAGTGCTCAGCCAGCCGGTCGAGAAACGCCGCCTGCGCCTTGACGATCACGTCCCGTGCCCGCTCCAGACCGAACCACTCCACCCGGTCCAGCTCGGGGAACTCCTCCGTCCGCCCCGACCGCGGCGGCCACTCCATCCGGAAGGTGCCGGGACTGATCGCCGCCGGGTCGAGGTCGGCCTCGACCGCCCAGGCCGTGACCGTCTTGCCGTTGGTCTGGCGGACCTCGCCCAGCGGCACGGCCTCGCCGTCGGGCGGCGGCAGCCCGAGCTCCTCCTCGAACTCGCGCCGGGCGGCGTCCCAGGCAGCCTCGTCGTCGGGCTCGTACTCGCCCTTCGGGACGGTCCACGCCCCGGCGTCGCGCCGGGCGAAGAACGGCCCGCCCATGTGGCCCAGCAACACCTCCAGGCCGTGGTCGGTGTGCCGGAACAGCAACAGGCCCGCACTCCATTTCGGTCGCGTCACGGCTTGACCTCCGGGTGCGCGGCCAGCAGCGTCTCGACCGTGTCCGCATCCCCGGGGCGCTTGTCCTCTCGGTAGCGGACCACGCGGGCGAAGCGGAGCGTGACGCCGGCCGGATAGCGCGTGGACTTCTGCAGGCCGTCGTAGGCGATCTCGACGATCAGCTCGGGGCGTACGGTCACGCCCCAGCCGTGGTCGCGCACGGCCAGCTCCTGCAGGCGCTGCGTCTGCCAGGTCAGCATCGCGTCGGTCATGCCCTTGAAGGTCTTGCCGAGCATGGCGAAGCCGCCGTCCGCCGTACGGGCTCCGAGGTGCAGATTGGACAGCTTGCCGGTGCGGCGGCCGTGGCCCCACTCGGCCGCCAGCACCACCAGGTCGAGGGTGTGGACGGGCTTCACCTTCAGCCAGGACGCGCCGCGGCGGCCCGCGCTGTACGGGGCGTCGAGGGCCTTGACCACGACCCCCTCGTGGCCGCGCCGCAGCGTCTCCGCGAGGAACGTCTCCGCCCCTCGCTCGTCCTCGGGGCCGGACACCACCGTGCGCCGCACCCGCATCGGCTCCGGCACCAGCCGGGCCAGCTCCGCGTGCCGTTCGGCGAAGGGCAGATCGAGCAGGTCGCGGCCGTCGACGGAGAGCACGTCGAAGAAGACGGGGGAGACGGGGATCGCCGCGGCGGCCGTCGTCACGTCCACCCGGGAGCCGACGCGTCCGGCCGTCTCCTGGAAGGAGCGGGGCCGTCCGGTGTCGTCGAAGGCGATGACCTCGCCGTCCAGGATGAACTTCTCGCCGCGCAACTCCAGGGCGGCCGAGGCCAGTTCGGGCAGTCGGCCGGTGATGTCGTCGAGGGTGCGGGTGTAGAGACGTACGTCGTCGCCGTCCCGGTGCAGCTGCACCCGGATGCCGTCCAGCTTCTCCTCGACCGCGCAGGCGCCCAGCCTGCCGACCGCCTCGGCCACCGAGGACGCGGTGTGCGCGAGCATCGGAAGGACCGGGCGGCCCACGGTGAGCCGGAAGCCGTCCAGGGCGGCGGGGCCGGCCGAGAGCAGGGCTTCGGCCACCGTCTGCAAGGAGCCGGCGAGCATCACCGCCCGCCGTACGCCCTCGGGCGGCGCGCCCGTCGCCTCGGCCAGGCCCTCGACGGCGACCGCGTCCAGCGCACCCTGCCGGACCTCACCGGTGATCAGCCCGAACAGGAACCGTTGCTCGTCCTCCGTCGCCGCGCCCATCAACTCGCCGACCAGACGGGAGCGTTCCGCCTGGGAGCCGGTGCCGGACACCTTGCCGATTTCCGTGAGCCGGGCGTCCACCTCACGCACGGTCAGGGTCGGTTCGGCGGCCGGGGCGACCGGGCGGCTCAGTAGCTTCCAGCCGATACCGAGCCGCCCCTGCGGCAGCCTGCCCGCCAGATAGGGGATGACGATCGGCACGTCGTCCGTCTCGGCGTCGCGGAACAGCTCGGCGAGCAGGGCGATCTTGCGGGAGCGCGCCGAGGTGGCGGCGACCTCCCGGGAGACACGGGCCAGCCGGGTCAGCAGCATGCAGCCATGGTGCAACGGAGGCGGGCGGTCTACACCCGGACGGCGGCGTCGAGATCGGTCATCAGCAGTTCTCCGTTGATCACGGCCGCCGCCCGGTATCCGCCGGCCGCCGCGTTCACGACCTGCTCGGCGAAGCCCATCACATTGCCCGCGGCCCACACGCCGGGCACGGTCGTCAGGCCTGTCTCGTCCACCACGGGATACGTCCCGAAGGGGGTCTCGCGGAGTTCGGCGCCCAGCCTTTCCAGGAGATCGGTCCGCGGGATCGCGCGGGGCGCGGTGAACAGGACGGACCGGGCGTGCGTGGTGCCGTCCGCGAGCCGGACCCCGGTGAGCCGGTCGTCGTCCACCACCAGTTCCGCGACTTCGCCGCGCACCACGTCGACCCCGGCGGCGGCGAGCCTGCGCAGATCGTCGTCCGACAGCTGATCCTCGGCGACCGTGTGCAGGAAGAGGGTCACGTCCTTCGACCACTGGGACACCATCAGCGCCTGGTGGACGCTCAACGGGGTGGTGGCGAGCACGCCGAAGGCCTGGTCGCGCACCTCCCACCCGTGGCAGTACGGGCAGTGCAGCACGTCCCGCCCGTAGCGCTCGGCGATGCCGGGGACGGGCGGCAGTTCGTCCTTCAGTCCGGTGGCGACGACCAGCCGCCGGGCCCGCACGGTCCGTCCGCTCGCGAGGGACACGGTGAATCCGTCGTCCTCCCGGGTGACGTCCACCGCCCGGTCCCGGACCAGTTCGACGCCGTAGCGCGCGATCTCCGCGCGGCCGATCGCCAGGAACTCGGCGGGCGGCATGCCGTCCCGCGACAGATAGCCCTGCATGTGGGCGGCAGGCGCGTTGCGCGGCTCGCCCGTGTCGACGACCAGGGTGCTGCGCCGGGCCCGGCCCAGGACGAGGGCCGCGGACAGGCCGGCCGCGCCGCCGCCGATCACGATCACTTCGTAAGTCTCGGTCATACCGACACGGTCACTCCGAGGGCGCGGGATTGACAAACCTCTTTGCCGATTCTGCAATACGAGTCATGACTACCGATGACGTGCTCGCGCAGGTCGGGTCGAGGCTGCGGCGGATCCGGAAGGAGCGGGAAGTGACGCTCGCGGCGCTGTCCGAGACGACCGGGATCTCCGTGAGCACCCTGTCCCGACTGGAGTCCGGCCTGCGCAAACCCAGCCTGGAGCTGCTGCTCCCCATCGCCGGGGCTCACCAGGTGCCGCTTGACGAGCTGGTAGGGGCACCGCCGGTGGGGGATCCGCGCGTGCGGACCGAGCCCCTGGTGCGACATGGCCGCACGTTTTGGCCGCTCACCCGGCAGCCCGGTGGCCTGCAGGCCTTCAAGGTGCTCGTACCGCAGCGCAGGGAGGAGCCCGAACCGCGCACTCATGAGGGCTACGAGTGGTTGTACGTGCTGTCCGGACGGCTGCGGGTCATGCTGGGCGAGCACGACGTGGTGCTCACGGCCGGGGAGGCGGCCGAGTTCGACACGCGGGTGCCGCACTGGTTCGGGTCGACGGGGGAGGGGCCGGCGGAGTTCCTGAGCCTGTTCGGGCCGCAGGGGGAGCGGATGCACGTACGGGCGAAACCCCGGCGGTCGTGACGCACACTACTGTTCCCTGATGGGCAAGCGACCGCTTAGTATGCGGTGACCCCGGTCAGACTCCGGCAAGACAACGCAGTCCCGTGGAGGCACCGCATGCAGGCATGGCAAGTACATGAGAACGGCGAGCCGAGCGAGGTGATGCGGCTCCAGAACGTGGAGCGGCCCACGCCCGGCGACAGCCAGGTGCTGCTGAAGGTGCGTGCCGCGAACATCAACTTCCCGGACGTGCTGATGTGCCGGGGCCACTACCAGGTCAGGCCTCCGCTGCCGTTCACGCCGGGCGTCGAGATCTGCGGTGAGACCGAGGACGGCCGCCGGGTGATCGCCAACCCCGCGCTGCCGCACGGCGGTTTCGCCGAGTACACGGTCGCGGACGCCGCCGCCGTCCTGCCCGCGCCCGACTCGCTGGACGACGCCGAGGCCGCCGCCCTGCACATCGGCTACCAGACCGGCTGGTTCGGCCTGCACCGCCGGGCCGCCCTGGAAGCCGGCGAGACGCTGCTCGTCCACGCTGCCGCAGGAGGGGTCGGCAGCGCGGCGGTGCAGCTCGGGAAGGCCGCGGGGGCGACGGTCATCGGTGTCGTCGGCGGTGCCGACAAGGCCGCCGTCGCCCGGGAGCTGGGCTGCGACGTCGTGATCGACCGGCGGAGCGAGGACGTCGTCGCCGCCGTGAAGGAGGCCACCGGCGGCCGGGGCGCCGACGTGATCTACGATCCCGTCGGCGGCGAGGCCTACGCCCAGTCCGCGAAGGTCGTCGCCTTCGAGGGCCGGATCGTGGTCGTCGGCTTCGCGAGCGGGACCATCCCCAGCCCGGGGCTGAACCACGCCCTGGTGAAGAACTACTCGATCCTCGGCCTGCACTGGGGCCTGTACAACACCAAGAACCCGAAGCTGGTCCAGCACTGCCACGAGCAGCTCGTCGAACTGGCCGCCAGGGGTGCGATCAGGCCGCTGGTGAGCGAACGGGTGCCGCTGGAGGAGGCCGCCGCCGCAGTGCAGCGGGTCGGCGACGGCGTCACCACCGGCCGGGTCGCCGTCGTACCGAACGGAGCCGCAGCATGACCGACGCAGCCGAACTCAAGCGCCGCACAGCGAAGCTGCTGGCCGCGCATCCGCCGGCCACGACGGATCGCCTGGACTTCCTCCTTGCCCGCTTCGACGCGGGACTGGCCTGGGTGCACTACCCGGAGGGCCTCGGCGGCCTCGGTGCCCCGCGCTCCCTGCAGGCCGTCGTGGACGCCGAGCTGGAGGCGGCCGGCGCCCCCGACAACGACTCGCGCCGCAACGGCATCGGGCTCGGCATGGCCGCCCCGACGATCCTCAAGTACGGCACCGAGGAGCAGAAGCAGCGCTATCTGCGGCCGCTGTGGACGGGTGAGGAGGTCTGGTGCCAGCTTTTCAGCGAGCCCGGCGCCGGCTCCGACCTCGCCGCGCTCGGCACCCGGGCCGTCCGGGAGGGCGACGACTGGGTGGTCAATGGGCAGAAGGTGTGGACGTCCGGCGCGCACAACGCCCGCTGGGCCATCCTCATCGCCCGCACCGACCCGGACGTGCCCAAGCACGCGGGCATCACCTACTTCCTCTGCGACATGACCGACCCGGGTGTCGAGGTCCGGCCGCTGCGCCAGATCACGGGCGAGGCCGAGTTCAACGAGGTCTTCCTGACCGACGTCCGCATTCCCGACTCCCGTCGCCTCGGCGAGGTCGGCGACGGCTGGCGCGTCGCGCAGACCACGCTGAACAACGAACGCGTCGCCATCGGCGGTATGCGGCTGCCCCGTGAGGGCGGCATGATCGGCCCGGTCTCGAAGACTTGGCGCGAGCGGCCCGAACTGCGCACCCACGATCTGCACCAGCGCCTGCTGAAGCTCTGGGTCGAGGCCGAGGTCGCCCGCCTCACCGGCGAACGCCTGCGCCAGCAGCTCGTCGCGGGCCAGCCCGGCCCCGAGGGCGCCGGCATGAAGCTCGCCTTCGCCCGCCTCAACCAGGAGATCAGCGGCCTGGAGGTGGAACTCCGCGGCGAGGAGGGCCTGTTGTACGACGACTGGACCATGCGCCGGCCCGAGCTGGTGGACTTCGTCGGCCGCGACGCCGGCTACCGCTACCTCCGCTCCAAGGGCAACAGCATCGAGGGCGGGACCACCGAGGTCCTGCTCAACATCGTCGCCGAGCGCGTCCTGGGCCTGCCGTCCGAGCCGCGCACCGACAAGGACGTCGCCTGGAAGGACCTCGCCCGATGACCGATCTGCTGTACTCGGAGGAGGAAGAGGCGCTGCGCGACGCCGTCCGGGACCTGCTCACGGACCACTGCGACGCGCCCGGCGTGATCGCGCGCACCGAGTCGGACGCCCCGCACGACCTCGAGGCATGGAAGGCGCTCGCCGACGGAATGGGCCTCGCGGGTCTCCTGGTGCCCGAGGACCGGGGCGGCCAGGGTGCCACGCACCGCGAAGCCGCCGTCGTCCTTGAGGAGCTGGGGCGGGCGGCCGCCCCCGTGCCGTATCTCACGAGCGCCGTCGTGGCGACCGAGGCGCTGCTGGCCTGCGAGACCGGCGACCTGCTCGCCGAGCTGGCCTCCGGACGCAGGATCGGCGCTCTCGCCGTCGCGCTGAACGTCGCTCCGGGCGGCGCCTACCAGGCCGTACGCCATGAAGGCGGGTCCCTGCACGGGGAGCTGACCGGGATAGCCGACGCGGCGGCCGCGGACGTGTTGCTGGTCCCGGCGGAGGACGGCGGATTGTACGCGGTCGAGGCGGACGCCGTGACCGTCACCCCGCAAGCCTCCCTCGACCTCACCCGCCCCCTCGCGACCGTCACCCTCGACGGGGCGCCCGCCCGCCGGATCGGCGACGCCGAACCCGCCGTACGGCGTGCCCTGCGCGCCGGGGCCGGGCTGCTCGCGTCCGAGCAACTCGGGCTCGCCGAATGGACGTTGACCGAAACGGTGCGCTACCTGAAGGAGCGCAAGCAGTTCAACCGGCCCGTCGGTGGCTTCCAGGCGCTCAAGCACCGGCTCGCCCAGCTCTGGCTGGAGGTCGTCAACCTCCGTGCCGCCGCGCGCAACGCGGCCGACGCCCTCGCGACCGGCGAGGACGCCGACGTGGCGGTCGCCGTCGCCCAGGCGTACGCGGCGTCCGTCGCCGTCCACGCCGCCGAGGAGGCGCTGCAACTGCACGGCGGTATCGGCATGACGTGGGAGCACCCCGTGCATCTGTACCTGAAGCGGGCGAAGGCCGACTCCATCGCCTACGGCACGGCAGGCGCCCACCGCGCGGCCCTGGCCGAACTGGTCGACCTGCAAGCCCCCTGACGTACATCCCGGAAAAGCCCGCCCGACCTCGGGCGGGCTTTTCCGTGTGCCCCGCGCGGAGGCGATGAACACAGGGCGGCAGTCCGGCCAACTCCTGCCACATACATGCTCTTTGAGGGCTGACGGACCTCATACTCCATGAGGTCCCGTACGGCCCTCAAAGGGAGGCAGAGCATGGCCCTCACCACCCGCCGCAGAGCCCTCACCACTCTCGGCGCCGCCCTCGCGGGCGCGGCCGCCCTGCCCGCCGCCCGCGCGGCGGCGGACGAAGAACGGCACGGACCCCGCCCGTTGTGGCGCGCCCATGCCCACAACGACTACGAGCACCCGCGTCCCCTCTTCGACGCCCTCGACCACCGCTTCGGCAGCGTCGAGGCCGACATCTTCCTCGTCGGTGACCAGCTCCTCGTCGCCCACGTCCCCGTCGACCTCGACCCGGCCCGCACCCTCGAGTCCCTCTACCTCGACCCGCTGGCCGCCCGCGTCAAGGCCAACCACGGTTCCGTCTACCGGGGTCGGCGCGGGCCCCTGCAACTGCTCATCGACATCAAGACCGAGGGCTCGTCGACGTACCTCGAACTCGACCGGCATCTGCGGCGCTACCGGCACCTGTTCACGACGTACGCCCACGGCCGCGTGCACACCGGTCCCGTCACCGCCGTCGTCTCCGGCGACCGCGCGGCCCGTACGCCGATGGAGGCCCAGACCGTGCGCCGGGCCTTCTACGACGGTCGTCTCGCCGACCTCGGCAGTGCCGCACCCGCCTCCTTCATCCCGCTGATCAGCGACAACTGGACGCTCAACTTCACCTGGCTGGGCGTGGGCGCGTTCCCGGACGCCGAACGGCAGAAGCTGCGGGCCATCGTCAAGGCCGCCCACTCCCGGGGGCAGAAGGTGCGGTTCTGGGCCACCCCGGACGTGGCCGGTCCGGCGCGTGACGCCCTCTGGGCCGAACTGGTCGCCGCCGAAGTCGACTACCTCAACACCGACGACCTGGCGGGCCTCGAGGCGTTCCTGGACGCCCACCGGTCCGCGTAGAACCACTCGTTCGGCGGACAGGTCAGCCGCCCGGACGATCCCTCCGCTACGCGACACTTGCGGCCGAACGCCGCGAAGCGGACGTGGCGGAGGAGGTTGACGATGGTGCTTTCCATCTCTGTGGTGCTGCTGCTCCTGATCCTGGCCGTGATCTTCATGCGCAGCGGCGGGCTGAAGGTCTCCCACGCACTGGTGTGCCTGCTGCTCGGCTTCTACCTGGCCGGCACGAACATCGCCCCCACCATCCACAGCGGTTTCACGGCGACCGCGGACATCGTCGGCAGCCTTCGGCCGTGAGGCCGCGCGGGTGGTGGGGGTGTGCGGGTCAGCTCGTGTAGAAGACCCCGATGCCGTTCGGGACGGGGCGCTCCGCACCGCCGGACGGGTGGTTGCGCACGGTGACCTTGGCCGAGCCTGAGGGGCGGGCGACCAGCGTCGTCGAGCCGCCGCCGTCCAGGCTGAAGGCGTCGACGGCTCCGAGGCTCTTCATCTGGGCGGCCACTTCGGCGATCGTCAGACCGCTGCGGTACGCCGTCGCGCCGTCCAGTGCGAACAGGACCACACGCTTGCCGCCTGTCGCGATGCCCACCGCGGTGCGCACGGCCGCGGTCGCGCCGTCGAGACCGGGCAGCGGCTGTCCGCCCCTGACGACCGGGTAGCCGCCGAGTGCGAAGCGGTACGAGGTCTTCGAGGCCGCCGTCAGCCCGTGGGTGATCCACACGCGCTGACCCTTGACGAACTTCCGCAGCCTGTCCGCGCCGGCTTCCCGGCCGACGAGCACGGTGTCACCGCGGGCGATGGCACCGCTGCCGGGCGTGGCGGAGACCGAAACGACCCGGCCGCGCCGGACCGTCACCTCGTACGTGTCGGTGCTGCACGCCGCGGCCCGGTCGGTGTCCGTGCCGCAGGTGGCGCGCACCCGGGAGACGCTGCCCCAGGCGGACGTGTACGCGCCGACCGAACCCACCGGCAGCGCGTACTGGTTGAGCCCGCCGAGCGGGACCCGCCTGGTGAGGGTGCGGGCCGAGCCCTGGAAGTCCAGGCTGTCCAGCCGGGCCCGTCCGTCGGTGCCGACACCCACCACGTCCTCGGTGGTCGTGCCCGGCGGCAGCTCAGGACCGAACCGCTGTCCGTCCGGGACCGCCGCCTTGAGCACCCGCCCGTCCGCGATCGCAGGCCCCACGCTCGCGCCGGTCGCCGTGACACCCGGGTGCTGGGTCTCGGTGATGTTGAAGAAGTCGCCGTTGACGCCGGCGACGGCCTTCTGGTTGTTGGCCAGCGTCGAGACGGCGGCCCGCGCGGCCACGGCCCCGGGATGCAGCAGTCCCAGGCTGACGTGCGTGTTGGTCAGGTCGACGCTCAGCACATGAGCGTGCGTCAGTCCCTTGGCGCCCCGGATGTCGTACTGCT includes these proteins:
- a CDS encoding NAD(P)/FAD-dependent oxidoreductase, whose translation is MTETYEVIVIGGGAAGLSAALVLGRARRSTLVVDTGEPRNAPAAHMQGYLSRDGMPPAEFLAIGRAEIARYGVELVRDRAVDVTREDDGFTVSLASGRTVRARRLVVATGLKDELPPVPGIAERYGRDVLHCPYCHGWEVRDQAFGVLATTPLSVHQALMVSQWSKDVTLFLHTVAEDQLSDDDLRRLAAAGVDVVRGEVAELVVDDDRLTGVRLADGTTHARSVLFTAPRAIPRTDLLERLGAELRETPFGTYPVVDETGLTTVPGVWAAGNVMGFAEQVVNAAAGGYRAAAVINGELLMTDLDAAVRV
- a CDS encoding phosphodiester glycosidase family protein, whose translation is MTRRQKRLRTGRTVLPVFTAFSALAGATLVGAAPAGAATAGTQIAPGVVYKQYDIRGAKGLTHAHVLSVDLTNTHVSLGLLHPGAVAARAAVSTLANNQKAVAGVNGDFFNITETQHPGVTATGASVGPAIADGRVLKAAVPDGQRFGPELPPGTTTEDVVGVGTDGRARLDSLDFQGSARTLTRRVPLGGLNQYALPVGSVGAYTSAWGSVSRVRATCGTDTDRAAACSTDTYEVTVRRGRVVSVSATPGSGAIARGDTVLVGREAGADRLRKFVKGQRVWITHGLTAASKTSYRFALGGYPVVRGGQPLPGLDGATAAVRTAVGIATGGKRVVLFALDGATAYRSGLTIAEVAAQMKSLGAVDAFSLDGGGSTTLVARPSGSAKVTVRNHPSGGAERPVPNGIGVFYTS
- a CDS encoding phosphatidylinositol-specific phospholipase C/glycerophosphodiester phosphodiesterase family protein — its product is MALTTRRRALTTLGAALAGAAALPAARAAADEERHGPRPLWRAHAHNDYEHPRPLFDALDHRFGSVEADIFLVGDQLLVAHVPVDLDPARTLESLYLDPLAARVKANHGSVYRGRRGPLQLLIDIKTEGSSTYLELDRHLRRYRHLFTTYAHGRVHTGPVTAVVSGDRAARTPMEAQTVRRAFYDGRLADLGSAAPASFIPLISDNWTLNFTWLGVGAFPDAERQKLRAIVKAAHSRGQKVRFWATPDVAGPARDALWAELVAAEVDYLNTDDLAGLEAFLDAHRSA
- a CDS encoding NUDIX domain-containing protein, producing the protein MTRPKWSAGLLLFRHTDHGLEVLLGHMGGPFFARRDAGAWTVPKGEYEPDDEAAWDAARREFEEELGLPPPDGEAVPLGEVRQTNGKTVTAWAVEADLDPAAISPGTFRMEWPPRSGRTEEFPELDRVEWFGLERARDVIVKAQAAFLDRLAEHSA
- a CDS encoding NADPH:quinone oxidoreductase family protein, whose amino-acid sequence is MQAWQVHENGEPSEVMRLQNVERPTPGDSQVLLKVRAANINFPDVLMCRGHYQVRPPLPFTPGVEICGETEDGRRVIANPALPHGGFAEYTVADAAAVLPAPDSLDDAEAAALHIGYQTGWFGLHRRAALEAGETLLVHAAAGGVGSAAVQLGKAAGATVIGVVGGADKAAVARELGCDVVIDRRSEDVVAAVKEATGGRGADVIYDPVGGEAYAQSAKVVAFEGRIVVVGFASGTIPSPGLNHALVKNYSILGLHWGLYNTKNPKLVQHCHEQLVELAARGAIRPLVSERVPLEEAAAAVQRVGDGVTTGRVAVVPNGAAA
- a CDS encoding acyl-CoA dehydrogenase family protein, which encodes MTDLLYSEEEEALRDAVRDLLTDHCDAPGVIARTESDAPHDLEAWKALADGMGLAGLLVPEDRGGQGATHREAAVVLEELGRAAAPVPYLTSAVVATEALLACETGDLLAELASGRRIGALAVALNVAPGGAYQAVRHEGGSLHGELTGIADAAAADVLLVPAEDGGLYAVEADAVTVTPQASLDLTRPLATVTLDGAPARRIGDAEPAVRRALRAGAGLLASEQLGLAEWTLTETVRYLKERKQFNRPVGGFQALKHRLAQLWLEVVNLRAAARNAADALATGEDADVAVAVAQAYAASVAVHAAEEALQLHGGIGMTWEHPVHLYLKRAKADSIAYGTAGAHRAALAELVDLQAP
- a CDS encoding acyl-CoA dehydrogenase family protein, with protein sequence MTDAAELKRRTAKLLAAHPPATTDRLDFLLARFDAGLAWVHYPEGLGGLGAPRSLQAVVDAELEAAGAPDNDSRRNGIGLGMAAPTILKYGTEEQKQRYLRPLWTGEEVWCQLFSEPGAGSDLAALGTRAVREGDDWVVNGQKVWTSGAHNARWAILIARTDPDVPKHAGITYFLCDMTDPGVEVRPLRQITGEAEFNEVFLTDVRIPDSRRLGEVGDGWRVAQTTLNNERVAIGGMRLPREGGMIGPVSKTWRERPELRTHDLHQRLLKLWVEAEVARLTGERLRQQLVAGQPGPEGAGMKLAFARLNQEISGLEVELRGEEGLLYDDWTMRRPELVDFVGRDAGYRYLRSKGNSIEGGTTEVLLNIVAERVLGLPSEPRTDKDVAWKDLAR
- a CDS encoding helix-turn-helix domain-containing protein, whose protein sequence is MTTDDVLAQVGSRLRRIRKEREVTLAALSETTGISVSTLSRLESGLRKPSLELLLPIAGAHQVPLDELVGAPPVGDPRVRTEPLVRHGRTFWPLTRQPGGLQAFKVLVPQRREEPEPRTHEGYEWLYVLSGRLRVMLGEHDVVLTAGEAAEFDTRVPHWFGSTGEGPAEFLSLFGPQGERMHVRAKPRRS
- a CDS encoding ATP-dependent DNA ligase, whose protein sequence is MLLTRLARVSREVAATSARSRKIALLAELFRDAETDDVPIVIPYLAGRLPQGRLGIGWKLLSRPVAPAAEPTLTVREVDARLTEIGKVSGTGSQAERSRLVGELMGAATEDEQRFLFGLITGEVRQGALDAVAVEGLAEATGAPPEGVRRAVMLAGSLQTVAEALLSAGPAALDGFRLTVGRPVLPMLAHTASSVAEAVGRLGACAVEEKLDGIRVQLHRDGDDVRLYTRTLDDITGRLPELASAALELRGEKFILDGEVIAFDDTGRPRSFQETAGRVGSRVDVTTAAAAIPVSPVFFDVLSVDGRDLLDLPFAERHAELARLVPEPMRVRRTVVSGPEDERGAETFLAETLRRGHEGVVVKALDAPYSAGRRGASWLKVKPVHTLDLVVLAAEWGHGRRTGKLSNLHLGARTADGGFAMLGKTFKGMTDAMLTWQTQRLQELAVRDHGWGVTVRPELIVEIAYDGLQKSTRYPAGVTLRFARVVRYREDKRPGDADTVETLLAAHPEVKP